Genomic window (Asticcacaulis excentricus CB 48):
AAGGCGGTGTGACAGATCGTACCTTCATACTCGCGACAGCGGCGGCCCTGATGGGGGCTGTTTTGATGGTCGTTACCGGTGTCTATTCCATTCGCTGGTGGCAGAGTGTCGATGAGGCCGTGCGCCATGCCCATGCTTGGGCCTGGTACTGGGGTGGCAGCGCCGGTATGGCTTTTTCCACCGTGTTTTTCCTTGTCTTTACAGTCACGGACGGAGTGGTCGCCCGTACCCTCATGCAAAAGCTGGGATACGAAGGCGGGGCCGTTGAATTCGGCATGATACTGACGGCGGGGCCAATGTTGGTTGGCTATGGCATCGCGTGGGGTATCTGGTGGCTGCGGCACAGATAACATCATGAAAAATCGTCTCAAAGTCCTGCGTGCGGAACACAACCTGTCTCAGGCCGATTTGGCCCAGAAGCTGGATGTGTCACGCCAGACCGTGAATGCCATCGAAACGGAGAAGTACGATCCCTCCCTGCCGCTGGCTTTCAAAATCGCCGACGTCTTCGCCCTGAAAATCGAAGACATCTTCCAACCTTAATCTATAGTCTTTTTTCACACTCAAGAGGGGGTATCCCATGATCAATCTGAAAAACACTCGCCGTGCGCTTCTGACCGGCTTTGTCGCTGTCGCCGCCCTGCTTCCGCTGGGGGCAGCGCAGGCCAAAGAGACCGCTCCCGCCCCAAAAATGTGGGTCATCAAAGACGCCGACTCCACCGTCTATCTCTATGGCTCCTTCCATATTCTGAAGTCGGATACGCAGTGGCGGACGCCAGCGCTAGATAAGGTGTTCAACAGCGCCGACACGCTTTATCTCGAAGTGCCCAATATAGATGATCAGGCCGCCGCGACCGCCTTGGTACAGAAGTACGGTATCGACCCGACGGGCAGCCTTTTGAAGCCCTATACGCCCGAAGAGCAAAAGCTGATCCGCGAGACCTATGCCAAGTACGGCCTAAATATCGACCAGCTGGTCATGCTGAAGCCATGGCTGGCGAGCCTGATGCTGGCCATGGCGCAGATGCAGAAGGAAGGCTTTGATCCGAACATCGGCGTGGACAAGACGCTTCTGGCGGCGGCGCGCGCCAAGAACCTGCCGGTCAAGGGGCTGGAGACGATGGAAGACCAGATGAAGCTCCTCTCTCAGGATGTGTTTGGTGAAGAGTCGAAAGCGCTGCTCGATACGGTCAAAGAAGACGCTAACGTCAAGGCCCAGTTCACCAAGCTGCTGACGGCGTGGCAGACCGGCGACCTCAAGGGGATGGAAGTCCTGATGATCGACGAGATGAAGGCTAAGACGCCGAAGATGTACGAAGCCGTCATGGTCAACCGCAACCGCAATTGGGTGCAGCCGATCAAGGACGTGCTGGCCGGTTCGGGCACGCAGATGATCGTCGTCGGGGCTGGGCACCTGGCCGGTCCGGACAGCGTGCAGGCCCTTTTGAAAAAAGAAGGCATCAAGGTTGAACTGTACGACTATCAGTCTGCAAAGTAAGCCTTTGTGATCGTAACCCCTGTGCGTGATCGTGCAGGGGTTTTTATTGACATTGAGGCCGTTTTTATACACAAGGCGCGCCTAAGCCCCTTAAAGCTTAGAATTACCGATCCCCTTGGTCCCGTGCGGCTTTGGGGATGCTTCTTTTTTAAGGGATTCACGAAGATGAACACCACGCCTGAGACTGCCCCCGAAGATCACCTGTTCGGCGTTTATAACCGCGCCGCTATGGAGGTTGAACGCGGCGAAGGCGTGCGACTTTACGCCCGTGACGGGCGCGTGTTCATCGATCTGGTGCAGGGCGTGGCAACCAATGGCCTCGGCCACTGCCATCCGAGGCTGATTGAGGCGGTCAAGACCCAGTCCGAAAAGCTGTGGCACGTGTCCAATATCTTCCGCATCCCGGATCAGCAGACGTTGGCGGCGCGGCTTTGCGAAGACTCCTTTGCCGATCAGGTCTTCTTCACCAATTCGGGCACCGAAGCCGTTGAATGCGCGCTGAAGCTGGCGCGCAAGTATCACGACGCCAAGGGGCAGCCTGAGCGCATCGACATCATCACCTTTACCGGGGCCTTCCACGGCCGCTCCTATGGCGCGGTCAATGCCGGGGGCAATGATGCCTATCTTGCCGGGTTCGGGCCGAAGTTGCCGGGCTATGTGCATCTGTCGTTTGGCGACCATGAGGCGCTGAAAGCCGCCGCCGCCGCCCCCACGGCAGCGGCCATTCTGGTCGAGCCGGTGCAGGGCGAGGGCGGCACCCGTCAGGTGCCGGAACAATGCCTGCGCGGCCTGCGTGATCTGTGCGATCAGTACGGCCTACTTTTGATGTTTGATGAGATCCAGTGCGGCATGGGGCGTTCGGGCAAGCTGTGGGCGCACCAGTGGTCTGGCGTCGAACCAGACGTCATGATGACCGCCAAGGCGCTGGGCGGCGGCTTCCCCATCGGAGCCTGTCTGGCGACCAAGGAAGCAGCGTCTGGCATGGTCTTTGGCAGCCACGGCTCGACCTTCGGCGGCAACCCGCTAGCCATGGCGGTCGGTCTGGTCGCCTATGGCGAGCTGTCGAGCCCTGAGATGCTCGATCACGTCAATCAGGTGTCCGGATTCCTGCGTCAGCAGCTCCAGGGTCTCAAAGCCGCCTTCCCGGACATCATTGACGAAATCCGCGGCAAGGGCCTGCTGGTCGGTATCAAGGTCAAGCCATCCAACCGTGACGTTATGGCTCTGGCGCGCGACAACGGCCTTCTGATTGCGGGCGGGTCCGACAACTGCATCCGCTTGCTGCCGCCGCTCAACCTGACCATTGAGGAGGCACGTGAGGCGCTGGCGTTGTTCGAAAAGACCTGTCAGGCGGCGCGCGACACCCTGCTCGTTGAGGAGACCGCGTAATGGTGAAGCATTTTCTGGACATTTCCGACCTGAGCGCCACCGACCTGCGCGCGATCCTCGATGACGCCCATGCGCGTAAAAAGGCGCGTCTGGGCTGGCCCAAGGGGCGCGTCGATGCCGATGCCCCGGCGCAGGACCGCGTGCTGGCCATGATCTTCGAAAAGAACTCTACGCGCACACGCTTCTCCTTCGATGCGGCTATCCGGCAACTGGGCGGTGACGCCATCATCTCGACGGCGACCGACATGCAGCTCGGTCGCGGCGAGACCATCGAAGATACGGCCAAGGTCTTGTCGCGCATGGTCGATGCCATCATGATCCGCGCCAATCGCCATGAGGATGTCGAACGTCTGGCGCGCGCCGCCAGCGTGCCGGTGATCAACGGCCTGACCAACAAGAGCCACCCGTGCCAGATCCTCGCTGATCTTCAAACGATTGAGGAACATCGGGGCGATATCAAAGGTAAGACCCTGGCCTGGGTCGGTGACGGCAACAATGTCTGTGCCTCCTTCATCCATGCGGCGGCACGTTTTGACTTCACGCTGAACATTGCTTGCCCGGCCAAGTATAAGCCCTCGAACGCTGACATGGTGTTTGCGGCGGAATCGCGTGCGCGCGTGACGGTGACGCAGGACCCGGAGGCCGCGGTGCGTGGCGCCGATGTGGTGATGGCCGATACCTGGGTGTCGATGGGCGACCTCGATCACGAGGAACGCCTTGAGGCCTTTGAACCCTATCAGGTCAATGAGGCGCTGATGAAGCTGGCCGGGCCCGACGCACTGTTCCTGCACTGCCTGCCGGCTCATCGCGGCGAAGAGGTGACGGACGGCGTGATCGACGGCCCGCAATCGCAGGTCTGGGATGAGGCGGAAAACCGCATCCACGCCCAGAAGGCCGTGCTGGCGTGGTGCCTGAACGCATAAATCCGAAACCTCCCTTCACGAAGTGCGGGGACGGGTAACATTGAAAAACCCCTCCGGTTTGCGCCGGAGGGGTTTTGTTTGGTCCTACTTCGCTGGGGCAGCGGCGGGTTTGTCCGCCGGCTTGACCTGAATACGCAGCAGTTTCTCCTTGATCAGCCACTTCTTCGCCATGGCCTGAATGTCAGCAGGCGTCACCGCCTCGACCTCAGCCTTGCGCGTGCGGATAGCGGTCAAATCGCGCGGATCGGCCTGAATGCCGGGCAGGGCGCCGATCCAGTAGCCATTCGTTTTGACCTGAACGTCGTAGCGATCCAGCACCGGCTTGCGCGCGCGCAGAAGTTCGTCGGCTTCCACGGGCTTGGCTTTCAGGTCTTCGGCAATGGCCAGAAGCGAGTCATAGAAGGTCTGATCGACTTCGGGTTTCACCGTCGCCTGGGCCGCCAGATAGCCATAACCCTTGAAGGTGTTGGACATCACACTGCCCGCCGAGGAGCCGTAGGACGCCCCCTGCTTTTCGCGGATTTCGTCGATCAGGCGCAGCGTCATGACTTCGGCCAGCATTTCGGTGGCACGGGCCTGCTTCGTATCGGCGAAGAAGTCCGTGGTTGGCCAGGCGACGTAGCTGAGGTTCTGATCGGCGCGACCATTGTGAGTGAGGACCTGATGCAGGTTGGTCGTGGGGAAGCGAAGTGTATCGGCCCCCTTGACCGGCGCGACGGTTTCGGCGCGCTTGGGCAGGGTGGCGAAGGTGGTTTCCAGTACCTTCTTGGCGTCTTCGACCGTGATGTCACCGACAATGGTGATTTCGATAGGGGCTGTGGAAAGGATACCGGTGACCAGCGCCTTGGCATCATCATTCTTCACCGCCAGAGCCGCGTCCTTTTCCGGCAGGCCGAAGCGGGTATCCCCATTGCGCAGCAGGCGCGGGGCCTTGGTCGAGAAGACGCTGTTGGGTGTTGAAGACAGGGTCTGGTAATAGTTGGGCAGGAAGGATTTCAGACGATCCAGCGCCTCCGGACGATAGGCCGTGTCGGTGACGAAGGCCGTCAGCACCTGCATTTGAAGCGCGAAATCGGCCGGGGTGGTTCCGCCGGACAGTGTGGCCGCCTCTTCACCGATGCCGAAATTGGCGCCATAGATGCGTCCGGCCAGCGTGTCCTTGATCTCTTCGGAATCGAGTTTGCCCAGACCGCCGTCGAAGACGCCGACCCAGTTGGCGGCCTGTAGCGGCAGGGCCTTGTCCTGTCCGATGGCGGTCAGGCCACCATTGAAGCGGACATTGACCAGAATTTCATTGTCCTTGAACGTCGTCGGCTTGATATTGACCTTCACGCCGTTGGCATAGGCCAGTTCGGTGACGCCAATATCGGACAGCACCGTTTCCTTACTGATCAAGGCCGGGGCCTTGCCAAAGGTTTCGTAAGGCCAGGCCTTCTTGACCGAGACCGCCGGTTTTTCAACGGCTTTGGCCTTGATGGCCTCATACGACGCCAGCATGGCCGGCTTGTCGAAGCCGCCCAGATCGGACGCCCAGTGCGTCAGAAGCGGGCCGTCACCGGAAAACAGCGTCTTGGCGCGGGCACTGACCGCCGGGGCGGTAAGGCGGCCCTTGATGCTGTTGA
Coding sequences:
- a CDS encoding aspartate aminotransferase family protein — its product is MNTTPETAPEDHLFGVYNRAAMEVERGEGVRLYARDGRVFIDLVQGVATNGLGHCHPRLIEAVKTQSEKLWHVSNIFRIPDQQTLAARLCEDSFADQVFFTNSGTEAVECALKLARKYHDAKGQPERIDIITFTGAFHGRSYGAVNAGGNDAYLAGFGPKLPGYVHLSFGDHEALKAAAAAPTAAAILVEPVQGEGGTRQVPEQCLRGLRDLCDQYGLLLMFDEIQCGMGRSGKLWAHQWSGVEPDVMMTAKALGGGFPIGACLATKEAASGMVFGSHGSTFGGNPLAMAVGLVAYGELSSPEMLDHVNQVSGFLRQQLQGLKAAFPDIIDEIRGKGLLVGIKVKPSNRDVMALARDNGLLIAGGSDNCIRLLPPLNLTIEEAREALALFEKTCQAARDTLLVEETA
- a CDS encoding TraB/GumN family protein; the encoded protein is MINLKNTRRALLTGFVAVAALLPLGAAQAKETAPAPKMWVIKDADSTVYLYGSFHILKSDTQWRTPALDKVFNSADTLYLEVPNIDDQAAATALVQKYGIDPTGSLLKPYTPEEQKLIRETYAKYGLNIDQLVMLKPWLASLMLAMAQMQKEGFDPNIGVDKTLLAAARAKNLPVKGLETMEDQMKLLSQDVFGEESKALLDTVKEDANVKAQFTKLLTAWQTGDLKGMEVLMIDEMKAKTPKMYEAVMVNRNRNWVQPIKDVLAGSGTQMIVVGAGHLAGPDSVQALLKKEGIKVELYDYQSAK
- a CDS encoding helix-turn-helix transcriptional regulator; this encodes MKNRLKVLRAEHNLSQADLAQKLDVSRQTVNAIETEKYDPSLPLAFKIADVFALKIEDIFQP
- the argF gene encoding ornithine carbamoyltransferase, which codes for MVKHFLDISDLSATDLRAILDDAHARKKARLGWPKGRVDADAPAQDRVLAMIFEKNSTRTRFSFDAAIRQLGGDAIISTATDMQLGRGETIEDTAKVLSRMVDAIMIRANRHEDVERLARAASVPVINGLTNKSHPCQILADLQTIEEHRGDIKGKTLAWVGDGNNVCASFIHAAARFDFTLNIACPAKYKPSNADMVFAAESRARVTVTQDPEAAVRGADVVMADTWVSMGDLDHEERLEAFEPYQVNEALMKLAGPDALFLHCLPAHRGEEVTDGVIDGPQSQVWDEAENRIHAQKAVLAWCLNA
- a CDS encoding M16 family metallopeptidase, giving the protein MSIRSQFLTAATVAALSSGLLSATALTPVAYAQTAPKAPAVLPGGIEFAQTHSDITPDPQARFGRLPNGLTYIIYPNKTPPGVVALRMRFGTGSLMESEQQLGLAHFLEHMAFNGSKNVPEGDMVKILERHGLKFGPDTNAYTSFDETVYMLDLPKNDEEIIDTGLFLFRETAGNLTLDPKAIDRERGVVLGEERARNSPGFRAYVEWAKAAFPGQLYGHRLPIGSTKVIAEAPAQAFIDYYNDFYRPELTTVVVAGDVDADAIEAKIKAKFSDLTPRSKRPLDKLSFGTYTPQKASAYTYVEPGLSKSMQVTWFKPFDDAWETQARDFDDTLDNLTLSILNQRLERQAKSPESAFAAAGAGDDTVAKTAETLSVSITPKPGKEKDAFEQAFTMVRQFETYGVTEDEVTRELSEMAASLEAQAKGEKTRNTGAIVNALVGSVADKEVMTAPSQNLAFFNSIKGRLTAPAVSARAKTLFSGDGPLLTHWASDLGGFDKPAMLASYEAIKAKAVEKPAVSVKKAWPYETFGKAPALISKETVLSDIGVTELAYANGVKVNIKPTTFKDNEILVNVRFNGGLTAIGQDKALPLQAANWVGVFDGGLGKLDSEEIKDTLAGRIYGANFGIGEEAATLSGGTTPADFALQMQVLTAFVTDTAYRPEALDRLKSFLPNYYQTLSSTPNSVFSTKAPRLLRNGDTRFGLPEKDAALAVKNDDAKALVTGILSTAPIEITIVGDITVEDAKKVLETTFATLPKRAETVAPVKGADTLRFPTTNLHQVLTHNGRADQNLSYVAWPTTDFFADTKQARATEMLAEVMTLRLIDEIREKQGASYGSSAGSVMSNTFKGYGYLAAQATVKPEVDQTFYDSLLAIAEDLKAKPVEADELLRARKPVLDRYDVQVKTNGYWIGALPGIQADPRDLTAIRTRKAEVEAVTPADIQAMAKKWLIKEKLLRIQVKPADKPAAAPAK